Proteins encoded in a region of the Corynebacterium breve genome:
- the prpD gene encoding 2-methylcitrate dehydratase PrpD: MINHEVKTRRSAEDFPIEEHLAHKIARVAADPVEVPAETIDMIINRIIDNASVAVASVPRKPVTSARVIAQGHPVTEGGANVFGIEGTYSAEWAALANGTAVRELDFHDTFLAAEYSHPGDNIPPMLAVAQHKGLSGKQLIRGVATGYEIQVNLVKGICLHEWKIDHVAHLGPSVAAGLGTMLDLDVDTIYQAIGQALHTTTATRQSRKGLISSWKAYAPAFAGKMAIEAVDRAMRGEGAPAPIWEGEDGFIAWMLHSPERTYTVPLPAEGEEKRAILDTYTKEHSAEYQSQAPIDLARRMKATLEEKGLKTADVESIVLHTSHHTHFVIGTGANDPQKMDPNASRETLDHSIMYIFAVALEDGTWHHVRSYAPERANRPETIELWHKISTVEDPEWTRRYHSQDPAEKAFGAKAVITFKDGTVIQDEMAVADAHPLGARPFAREQYIQKFRTLAEGLVSEEEQNRFLEAAQNLENLTDLRELNVVLTDEALAKAPATPEGLF, encoded by the coding sequence ATGATTAATCACGAAGTGAAAACCCGCCGATCGGCAGAAGACTTTCCCATCGAAGAGCACCTTGCCCACAAGATTGCCCGCGTTGCTGCAGACCCCGTGGAGGTCCCTGCAGAAACCATCGACATGATTATCAACCGCATCATCGATAACGCATCTGTGGCTGTTGCATCCGTACCTCGTAAGCCAGTCACTTCGGCGCGCGTGATCGCTCAGGGACATCCCGTGACCGAAGGCGGCGCAAACGTCTTCGGCATCGAGGGAACCTACTCCGCGGAGTGGGCCGCGCTGGCAAACGGCACCGCTGTGCGCGAACTGGACTTCCACGATACGTTCCTCGCTGCGGAGTACTCCCACCCTGGCGACAACATTCCTCCGATGCTGGCGGTTGCCCAGCACAAAGGGCTTAGTGGAAAGCAGCTCATCCGTGGCGTCGCTACCGGTTACGAGATCCAAGTCAACCTTGTGAAGGGCATTTGCCTGCACGAGTGGAAAATTGACCACGTTGCGCACCTCGGTCCGTCGGTGGCAGCAGGCCTGGGAACGATGCTGGATCTGGATGTAGACACCATCTACCAGGCAATCGGCCAGGCTTTGCACACAACCACCGCAACCCGACAGTCGCGCAAGGGCTTGATTTCTTCGTGGAAGGCTTATGCGCCTGCTTTCGCCGGAAAGATGGCAATCGAGGCTGTCGATCGGGCAATGCGAGGCGAAGGTGCGCCGGCCCCGATTTGGGAAGGCGAAGACGGCTTCATCGCTTGGATGCTCCACTCGCCAGAACGCACCTACACCGTTCCGCTTCCTGCAGAAGGGGAGGAGAAGCGCGCAATCCTTGATACCTACACCAAGGAACACTCCGCGGAGTACCAATCCCAGGCGCCGATCGATCTGGCACGCCGCATGAAGGCGACTCTGGAGGAGAAAGGCCTGAAGACCGCGGATGTGGAATCTATCGTGCTGCACACTTCGCATCACACTCACTTTGTGATCGGCACCGGAGCGAACGACCCACAGAAGATGGACCCGAACGCGTCTCGTGAAACCCTCGACCACTCCATCATGTACATCTTTGCGGTAGCTCTGGAAGACGGCACCTGGCACCACGTACGTTCCTACGCGCCGGAACGGGCGAACCGTCCTGAAACTATCGAGCTGTGGCACAAGATCTCCACCGTGGAAGACCCTGAGTGGACTCGTCGCTACCACTCACAGGATCCGGCAGAAAAGGCATTCGGCGCGAAGGCAGTGATTACGTTCAAGGACGGCACCGTCATCCAAGACGAAATGGCCGTGGCTGATGCCCATCCGCTTGGCGCGCGTCCGTTCGCCCGTGAACAGTACATCCAGAAGTTCCGCACCCTGGCGGAGGGGCTGGTGTCTGAGGAAGAACAGAACCGCTTCCTTGAGGCTGCACAGAACCTGGAGAACCTGACAGATCTGCGCGAGCTCAACGTCGTGCTTACCGACGAAGCGCTTGCCAAGGCGCCAGCGACGCCGGAAGGACTGTTCTAG
- a CDS encoding M20 family metallopeptidase, protein MGIAADVSSWLREYRTQVIEWRRYLHSHPELSNEEFATTDFIESILLEHGLAPVRFPGTGLYVDIGPETEGKLAFRADIDALPIAEATGLEFTSQRPGVSHSCGHDVHTTIALALACALSTLELPQGVRVIFQPAEEVMNGGASDVIAWGGLQGVGSIFALHVEPKLRVGKVGVRTGAITSATDVIDLEISGPGGHTSRPHLTSDVVYALGNVITQLPALLSRRVDPRTGTVLVFGQVESGFAPNAIPQTGRLRGTLRTADIGIWRTMETLVAELVDGILAPTGCSHKLTYHRGVPPVLNDDIATALLADAGRAVDPQGVVDAPQSSGGEDFSWYLEHVPGSMGRLGCWSGEGDRHDLHQGDLLVDERSIGVGVRLFGSVVERFFSRPARPGAFDGDILH, encoded by the coding sequence GTGGGCATTGCAGCCGACGTGAGTTCCTGGTTGCGGGAGTACCGCACGCAGGTCATCGAATGGCGGAGGTATCTGCATTCCCACCCGGAGCTGTCGAATGAGGAATTCGCTACCACCGACTTCATCGAAAGCATCCTCTTAGAACATGGTCTCGCGCCAGTGCGGTTTCCAGGCACCGGTTTGTACGTGGACATCGGCCCAGAAACTGAGGGCAAGCTCGCATTTCGTGCGGACATCGATGCATTGCCGATTGCGGAAGCGACCGGGCTTGAGTTCACCTCACAACGTCCCGGGGTCTCGCACTCGTGCGGACATGATGTTCACACAACGATCGCTCTTGCCCTGGCCTGCGCGTTGTCCACGTTGGAATTGCCACAAGGCGTCCGCGTGATTTTCCAGCCAGCTGAGGAGGTAATGAACGGCGGGGCGTCAGACGTTATCGCTTGGGGCGGACTGCAAGGAGTAGGCTCCATTTTTGCTTTGCACGTGGAGCCGAAGCTTCGCGTGGGCAAGGTGGGTGTCCGAACGGGCGCGATCACATCCGCAACCGATGTGATCGACCTAGAAATTTCGGGACCAGGCGGACACACGTCGCGCCCACATCTCACTTCTGATGTGGTCTATGCCCTGGGTAACGTCATTACGCAGCTCCCAGCACTGTTGTCGCGCCGGGTTGACCCGCGCACCGGCACCGTGCTGGTATTCGGGCAAGTTGAGTCGGGCTTTGCCCCGAACGCGATCCCGCAAACCGGCAGGCTGCGCGGTACGTTGCGCACAGCAGATATCGGTATCTGGCGCACTATGGAGACGCTGGTGGCGGAACTCGTCGACGGCATTCTCGCGCCGACAGGCTGCTCTCACAAGCTCACTTACCACCGGGGCGTCCCGCCAGTGCTTAACGACGACATCGCGACCGCGCTTCTTGCCGATGCCGGTCGAGCTGTGGATCCGCAAGGAGTGGTCGATGCGCCGCAGTCGTCGGGCGGTGAAGATTTCTCTTGGTATCTCGAGCACGTCCCAGGCTCCATGGGTCGGCTGGGCTGCTGGTCGGGAGAAGGTGATCGGCACGACTTGCACCAGGGGGATTTGCTTGTCGACGAACGCTCCATCGGTGTCGGAGTGCGCCTATTTGGGTCGGTAGTGGAAAGGTTCTTCAGCCGACCTGCGCGCCCAGGAGCCTTCGACGGCGATATTCTGCACTAG
- a CDS encoding NAD(P)H-quinone dehydrogenase translates to MTKKVVIIGGGPAGYEAALVGAQYDVEITLVERQGLGGSGVLKDVVPSKSFIAGANIKTDLRRADDMGLNHGIANASLSIDALNDRVRAMAAQQSADIRGQIVNAGVEVVIGSARFAEDQTEHITYNVEITPEGEESYVTEADIVLLATGASPRVLKGAMPDGERVLTWQQVYNLKENPEHLIVVGSGVTGAEFVSAFAEFGVKVTMVASRDRILPHDDADAADVLETVLKKRGVSLVKHARVDTVTNTGDGVVVRTADGREITGSHCIMSIGSIPNTAELNLEAAGVSYSPSGHINVDRVSRTTAPGIYAAGDCSDLLPLASVAAMQGRTSMYHALGEGVSPIRLKTVGNAVFTRPEIAAVGVTEQEIRDGKVQADIVKLELATNPRAKMRSLKHGFVKVFSRKGSGQVLGGVIVAPTASELIWSLTIAVTNNLTVYDLAESMAVYPSLSGSITEAARRLLVTDDLN, encoded by the coding sequence GTGACCAAAAAAGTCGTCATCATCGGTGGAGGTCCTGCGGGATACGAAGCTGCTCTTGTTGGTGCGCAATACGATGTTGAGATCACCCTCGTTGAGCGCCAGGGGCTAGGTGGCTCGGGTGTCCTCAAGGATGTCGTGCCATCCAAGAGTTTCATCGCAGGTGCAAACATCAAGACCGACCTTCGTCGTGCCGACGACATGGGACTGAACCATGGCATCGCAAACGCTTCGCTTTCCATTGATGCATTGAATGATCGTGTGCGCGCCATGGCCGCGCAGCAGTCAGCTGACATCCGTGGGCAGATCGTCAACGCCGGGGTCGAAGTTGTTATCGGTTCGGCTCGTTTCGCCGAGGACCAGACCGAGCACATTACCTACAACGTTGAGATCACCCCTGAGGGGGAAGAGAGCTACGTGACGGAAGCAGACATCGTGCTGCTCGCCACGGGCGCATCGCCCCGCGTTCTCAAAGGCGCAATGCCGGACGGCGAGCGAGTGCTGACTTGGCAGCAGGTCTACAACCTCAAGGAGAACCCAGAGCACCTCATCGTCGTCGGTTCTGGTGTCACCGGTGCGGAGTTTGTGTCCGCCTTTGCTGAATTCGGTGTAAAGGTCACAATGGTCGCATCGCGAGACCGCATTTTGCCTCACGACGACGCGGACGCCGCGGATGTTCTAGAGACCGTCTTGAAGAAGCGCGGAGTCTCCTTGGTAAAGCATGCCCGCGTAGACACAGTGACTAACACCGGAGACGGTGTCGTCGTTCGTACCGCCGATGGTCGCGAGATCACCGGTTCTCACTGCATCATGTCGATCGGCTCGATCCCGAACACGGCTGAACTGAACCTCGAAGCCGCAGGAGTGAGCTACTCACCATCCGGCCACATCAACGTTGACCGTGTCTCGCGCACGACCGCGCCGGGAATCTACGCTGCCGGTGACTGCTCTGACTTGCTTCCGTTGGCATCGGTTGCCGCGATGCAGGGACGTACCTCGATGTATCACGCTCTGGGTGAGGGCGTGAGCCCAATCCGATTGAAGACTGTGGGCAATGCAGTGTTTACCCGCCCAGAGATCGCGGCGGTGGGCGTGACGGAGCAGGAGATCCGCGACGGCAAAGTGCAGGCCGACATCGTCAAGCTGGAGCTAGCTACCAACCCTCGTGCCAAGATGCGTTCTTTGAAGCACGGTTTTGTCAAGGTCTTTTCGCGCAAGGGCTCGGGTCAGGTGCTCGGTGGCGTGATCGTTGCACCGACAGCCTCCGAGCTAATCTGGTCGTTGACCATCGCAGTGACCAACAACCTCACCGTGTATGACCTTGCGGAATCCATGGCAGTGTACCCGTCACTGTCCGGCTCGATCACTGAGGCTGCGCGTCGTTTGCTTGTGACCGACGACCTGAACTAA
- a CDS encoding short-chain fatty acyl-CoA regulator family protein, which translates to MTKHFAGARIRTLRRQHDLTQVQMAKRLDISTSYLNQLENNQRPLTVSVLLQITESFDVEATYFSDDQDLRIVHELAELLPETPEDELIDFTARYPEMARSVLRLPRPGQAKEESPYQAVREFFYQGRNFFHELDFAAEEFATWAGVRQLRLTRIATALDEEFGITSRFNKISGGPRRVFNPETRELLLRTGLTEAQQCFELAFQYGITKESSLIDDYVADLPSEESRKIARLGLAQYYAAAVTMPYGKILKAADETRYDIELIAARFGTGFESTCQRLSTLQRPGSRAVPFFFVRTDRAGNISKRQSSSTFHFSRTGGTCPLWVVHRAFETSNRITRQVAVMPDGRAYLWIARMVKGAVQAFGQPSKEFSVGLGCDLDHAHRLVYADQLNLNPAAATPIGPGCATCLRDDCAQRAFPVEGRKVALDLNVTTDAVYETVLSSGRRSQANDAQPQ; encoded by the coding sequence ATGACCAAGCACTTCGCGGGGGCACGGATACGCACGCTCCGTCGCCAGCACGATCTCACACAAGTTCAGATGGCGAAACGACTCGACATCTCAACCAGCTATCTCAACCAACTGGAAAACAATCAACGCCCGCTTACGGTCAGCGTGCTACTTCAGATCACCGAGTCTTTCGATGTCGAAGCCACGTACTTCTCCGACGATCAAGACCTGCGCATAGTTCACGAACTCGCGGAGCTCCTACCCGAAACGCCTGAAGACGAACTCATCGATTTCACCGCTCGCTACCCAGAAATGGCCCGCTCGGTGCTGCGCCTTCCACGCCCGGGGCAAGCAAAAGAAGAAAGCCCGTACCAGGCGGTTCGTGAATTTTTCTACCAAGGTCGCAATTTCTTCCACGAGCTCGATTTCGCCGCCGAGGAATTCGCCACGTGGGCCGGAGTCCGTCAGCTCCGCTTGACGCGCATCGCTACTGCACTCGACGAGGAGTTCGGGATTACATCCCGCTTCAATAAGATCTCCGGTGGCCCGCGTCGCGTCTTCAACCCCGAGACACGCGAGCTTCTGTTGCGCACTGGGCTCACAGAGGCGCAACAATGCTTTGAGCTCGCCTTTCAGTACGGAATTACGAAAGAATCTTCGCTTATCGACGACTACGTGGCAGACTTACCCAGCGAAGAATCCCGCAAGATTGCGCGCCTCGGTTTGGCACAGTACTACGCGGCGGCAGTGACGATGCCATACGGCAAGATCCTCAAAGCTGCCGATGAAACCAGGTACGACATCGAGCTCATTGCCGCTAGGTTCGGCACCGGTTTTGAATCGACCTGCCAACGCCTGTCTACACTACAGCGCCCAGGTTCACGAGCAGTGCCGTTCTTCTTTGTCCGTACAGACCGCGCTGGCAATATTTCTAAGCGCCAGTCCTCGTCGACATTTCACTTTTCGCGCACTGGCGGAACATGCCCACTGTGGGTAGTCCACCGCGCTTTTGAAACCTCAAACCGCATCACACGCCAAGTCGCGGTGATGCCAGACGGGCGAGCTTACCTATGGATCGCCCGCATGGTGAAAGGCGCAGTTCAGGCCTTCGGGCAGCCTTCAAAGGAATTCTCCGTGGGCCTCGGGTGTGACCTCGACCACGCACATCGTTTGGTCTATGCGGATCAGCTAAATCTGAACCCTGCGGCTGCGACCCCAATTGGGCCCGGGTGCGCCACATGTCTGCGCGACGACTGCGCACAGCGTGCGTTCCCGGTCGAGGGCCGAAAAGTAGCTCTCGACCTCAACGTCACCACCGACGCAGTCTATGAGACGGTGCTTAGTTCAGGTCGTCGGTCACAAGCAAACGACGCGCAGCCTCAGTGA
- a CDS encoding pyruvate carboxylase yields MDTQLPSFNKVLVANRGEIAVRAFRAAFETGAQTVAIFPKEDRNSFHRPFADEAIRIGVEGQPVKAYLDINEVIRAAKKTGADAVYPGYGFLSERAELARACDENGIKFIGPSAATLDLTGDKSAAVQAAAEAGLPVLHDSEPSTDPKEIAEFAKDFQFPVFVKAVAGGGGRGMRFVPKLEDIEQLAAEASREAEAAFGDASVYVEQAVINPQHIEVQILADSQGNVIHLFERDCSLQRRHQKVVEIAPAQHLKPELRDQICQDAVNFCKHIKYEGAGTVEFLVDENGNHVFIEMNPRVQVEHTVTEEITGVDIVKSQIHIAAGASLEQLGLKQENITVTGAALQCRITTEDPNNGFRPDSGVITGYRSPGGAGVRLDGSVGVGTEITPNFDSLLVKMTCRGVNFAEAVARAQRALNEFSVSGVSTNIGFLRALLEEADFREKRIATGFIADHIHLLEAPPATDAAGRILDYLADVTVNKPNGERPATVRPADKLPEWEYDSIPRGSRDELLEVGPKKFAENLRNQTKLGVTETTFRDAHQSLLATRIRTKTLYAAAKHVGYLTPDLFSVEAWGGATYDVAMRFLHENPWERLDILREAMPNVNIQMLLRGRNTVGYTPYPESVTTAFVKEAASSGIDIFRIFDALNDVSQMRPAIDAVLETNTTVAEVAMAYSGNLLDPNEDLYTLDYYLKLAEEIVDTGAHILAIKDMAGLLRPEAARKLVTALRQEFDLPVHVHTHDTAGGQLATYVAAAVAGADVVDVASAPLAGTTSQPSMSALVAAFANTDRDTGISEKAVADLEPYWEAVRQVYAPFESGIPGPTGRVYQHEIPGGQLSNLRTQAKALGLGDRFELVEDYYAAVNEMLGRPTKVTPSSKVVGDLALHLVGANVDPADFANDPQKYDIPDSVIGFLRGDLGTPPGGWPLLRDKALAGRAEGSSIMVDVPEDTAEALTSEDHETRRTALNKLLFPKQYDEYLEHRRNYGYTDALSDSTFFYGLEEGEESVVVYGNPGSDTPPLVVRLDAVGEPDEKGMRQVVLTVNGQIRPLKVRDNNADSVVADVEKADSSKPGQVAAPFAGVVNVTVNPGDEVKAGDPVATIEAMKMEATISATIDGTIERVALAQATKVEGGDLVVVIA; encoded by the coding sequence GTGGATACACAATTGCCTTCATTTAACAAGGTCCTCGTTGCCAACCGTGGTGAAATTGCGGTACGCGCGTTTCGCGCAGCATTCGAGACCGGAGCTCAAACCGTTGCAATCTTCCCAAAGGAAGACCGCAACTCTTTCCACCGGCCATTCGCGGATGAGGCAATCCGCATCGGTGTTGAAGGCCAGCCAGTCAAGGCTTACTTGGACATCAACGAGGTGATTCGCGCTGCAAAGAAGACCGGTGCTGATGCTGTGTATCCAGGCTACGGTTTCCTTTCTGAGCGTGCGGAACTTGCTCGTGCGTGCGATGAGAACGGCATCAAGTTCATCGGCCCTTCCGCTGCGACACTGGACTTAACCGGCGACAAGTCTGCGGCGGTTCAGGCGGCTGCAGAGGCAGGCCTTCCAGTTCTTCACGATTCTGAGCCTTCCACTGACCCGAAGGAAATTGCAGAATTTGCAAAGGACTTCCAGTTCCCAGTTTTCGTCAAGGCTGTTGCCGGCGGTGGCGGACGAGGCATGCGCTTCGTTCCTAAGCTGGAGGATATCGAGCAGCTTGCCGCTGAAGCGTCTCGCGAGGCGGAAGCCGCGTTCGGCGACGCTTCCGTATATGTCGAGCAAGCGGTAATCAACCCGCAGCACATCGAGGTTCAGATTCTTGCCGATTCTCAGGGCAATGTCATCCACCTTTTCGAGCGTGACTGCTCTTTGCAGCGCCGTCACCAAAAGGTTGTCGAGATCGCTCCTGCGCAGCACCTAAAGCCAGAGCTACGCGACCAGATCTGCCAGGATGCAGTGAACTTCTGTAAGCACATCAAGTACGAGGGCGCTGGCACCGTCGAATTTCTTGTCGACGAAAACGGCAACCACGTCTTCATCGAGATGAACCCTCGCGTGCAGGTGGAGCACACCGTTACGGAGGAGATCACTGGCGTTGACATCGTAAAGTCTCAGATCCACATCGCTGCTGGTGCATCGCTTGAACAGCTGGGCTTGAAGCAGGAGAACATCACAGTCACTGGCGCGGCGCTCCAGTGCCGTATTACTACCGAGGATCCAAACAACGGCTTCCGCCCAGACTCTGGCGTAATCACCGGCTATCGTTCTCCAGGCGGCGCTGGCGTGCGTCTTGACGGTTCCGTCGGCGTCGGCACCGAGATCACCCCGAACTTTGACTCCCTGTTGGTCAAGATGACCTGCCGTGGTGTGAATTTTGCTGAAGCAGTTGCCCGTGCGCAGCGCGCACTGAACGAGTTCAGCGTCTCCGGTGTGTCCACGAACATCGGTTTCCTCCGCGCACTGCTAGAAGAGGCAGACTTCCGCGAAAAGCGCATCGCAACCGGGTTTATCGCAGACCACATCCACCTGCTCGAAGCACCTCCTGCGACCGACGCTGCCGGCCGAATCCTGGACTACCTGGCGGATGTTACCGTCAATAAGCCAAATGGTGAGCGTCCAGCCACAGTTCGCCCCGCAGACAAGCTGCCGGAGTGGGAATACGACTCCATCCCACGGGGTTCCCGCGACGAGCTCCTTGAGGTAGGCCCAAAGAAATTCGCGGAGAACCTGCGTAACCAGACGAAACTCGGTGTTACTGAAACTACTTTCCGTGACGCGCACCAGTCCTTGCTTGCGACCCGTATCCGCACCAAGACCTTGTATGCGGCTGCGAAGCACGTTGGTTACCTGACTCCAGATCTGTTCTCTGTGGAGGCATGGGGCGGAGCAACCTACGATGTCGCAATGCGCTTCCTCCACGAAAACCCGTGGGAGCGATTGGACATCCTGCGCGAAGCGATGCCAAACGTCAACATTCAGATGCTGTTGCGCGGCCGCAACACCGTGGGATACACACCGTACCCAGAGTCAGTGACCACGGCTTTTGTCAAGGAAGCAGCAAGCTCCGGCATCGATATCTTCCGCATCTTCGATGCGCTTAACGACGTCTCCCAGATGCGACCAGCGATCGACGCTGTTTTGGAAACCAACACCACCGTGGCCGAGGTTGCGATGGCGTACTCCGGCAACCTGCTCGATCCGAACGAAGATCTGTACACGCTTGACTACTACCTGAAGCTCGCGGAAGAGATCGTCGACACCGGCGCCCACATCCTTGCGATCAAGGACATGGCTGGTCTGCTGCGCCCAGAGGCTGCACGCAAGCTGGTCACCGCGTTGCGCCAAGAGTTTGATCTTCCAGTACACGTACACACCCACGACACCGCTGGTGGCCAGCTGGCTACCTATGTGGCTGCTGCAGTCGCCGGAGCAGATGTGGTTGACGTTGCGTCGGCGCCGCTTGCTGGCACCACCTCCCAGCCATCGATGTCTGCGCTTGTGGCCGCGTTTGCCAACACCGACCGCGACACGGGTATCTCCGAGAAGGCAGTCGCCGACCTCGAGCCTTACTGGGAGGCAGTCCGCCAGGTTTATGCTCCATTCGAGTCTGGAATTCCTGGCCCAACCGGTCGCGTGTACCAACACGAGATCCCAGGTGGCCAGCTGTCCAACCTGCGCACTCAGGCGAAGGCGCTAGGCTTGGGCGATCGCTTCGAACTGGTAGAGGACTACTATGCAGCCGTTAACGAAATGCTCGGTCGCCCAACCAAGGTGACCCCATCCTCGAAGGTTGTTGGCGACCTCGCCCTGCACCTTGTCGGCGCAAACGTCGATCCGGCTGACTTTGCCAACGACCCGCAGAAGTACGACATCCCAGACTCCGTCATCGGATTCCTTCGTGGCGATCTTGGTACCCCTCCGGGAGGCTGGCCGCTGCTGCGCGACAAGGCACTTGCTGGTCGCGCCGAGGGATCGTCGATTATGGTTGATGTCCCAGAAGATACGGCAGAGGCGCTTACTTCTGAGGACCACGAAACTCGTCGTACAGCGCTGAACAAGCTGCTCTTCCCGAAGCAGTACGACGAATATCTGGAGCACCGCCGCAACTACGGCTACACCGACGCGCTCAGCGATTCGACCTTCTTCTACGGTCTGGAAGAAGGCGAAGAGTCCGTCGTCGTCTACGGCAACCCAGGCTCTGATACACCGCCACTGGTTGTGCGTCTTGATGCTGTGGGCGAGCCGGACGAAAAGGGTATGCGCCAGGTCGTTCTAACTGTCAATGGTCAGATCCGTCCGCTCAAGGTGCGCGACAACAACGCCGATTCCGTTGTCGCCGATGTTGAAAAGGCGGATTCCTCGAAGCCCGGTCAGGTGGCTGCACCGTTTGCTGGCGTGGTTAACGTCACCGTCAACCCGGGTGATGAGGTCAAGGCTGGCGACCCAGTAGCAACGATCGAAGCAATGAAGATGGAAGCGACGATTTCCGCAACCATCGACGGAACGATCGAACGTGTCGCGCTGGCTCAGGCGACGAAGGTTGAAGGCGGCGACCTGGTCGTCGTTATTGCCTAG
- the prpB gene encoding methylisocitrate lyase: MFASSISATDRRKALRESLNSSTITKLPGAFSPLVARLIQDIGAFEGVYVSGAVLANDLGLPDIGLTTLTEVAGRSRQIARATDLPILVDADTGFGEPMSAARTISEFEDAGVAGFHLEDQVNPKRCGHLDGKEVVPQDLMVRRITAAVNERRDENFVICARTDAAGIEGIDNAIERAKAYADAGADLIFTEALYSPADFEKFRAAVDIPLLANMTEFGKTELLSAKTLEEIGYDAVIWPVTTLRLAMGQTEEMLRNIAETGTQEPWLEKMQHRSRLYELVEYEKYNAFDQKVFTYSLDSYKSTFEKEEK, encoded by the coding sequence ATGTTTGCATCTTCTATCAGCGCGACTGATCGTCGTAAAGCACTGCGTGAATCGTTGAACTCCTCGACGATCACCAAGCTACCTGGCGCTTTCTCGCCGTTGGTTGCGCGACTCATCCAGGACATTGGCGCCTTCGAAGGCGTCTACGTTTCAGGCGCTGTGCTGGCTAACGATCTTGGGCTTCCCGACATTGGCCTGACCACGCTGACCGAGGTTGCGGGGCGGTCGAGGCAAATCGCTCGCGCGACGGATCTGCCGATTCTAGTTGACGCGGATACTGGGTTTGGCGAGCCGATGAGTGCTGCACGCACCATCTCCGAGTTCGAGGACGCAGGTGTTGCTGGGTTCCATCTGGAAGACCAAGTAAATCCAAAGCGGTGCGGGCATCTCGACGGCAAAGAGGTAGTGCCGCAGGATCTCATGGTGCGTCGCATCACGGCTGCGGTCAACGAACGTCGCGACGAGAATTTCGTGATCTGCGCGCGTACGGACGCGGCGGGTATTGAGGGAATCGATAACGCCATCGAGCGTGCGAAAGCATACGCAGATGCCGGTGCGGACCTGATTTTCACCGAGGCGCTGTATTCACCGGCGGATTTTGAAAAGTTCCGCGCGGCCGTCGATATACCGCTGCTGGCCAATATGACTGAATTTGGCAAGACCGAACTGCTGTCGGCGAAAACGCTAGAAGAAATCGGCTATGACGCCGTGATTTGGCCGGTGACCACACTTCGTTTGGCGATGGGGCAGACCGAAGAAATGCTGCGCAATATCGCTGAAACAGGCACCCAAGAGCCGTGGCTGGAGAAAATGCAGCACCGCTCCCGCCTCTATGAACTTGTCGAGTACGAAAAGTACAACGCCTTTGACCAGAAAGTTTTCACATACTCACTGGACTCCTACAAGTCCACCTTTGAAAAGGAGGAGAAGTAA
- a CDS encoding bifunctional 2-methylcitrate synthase/citrate synthase, producing the protein MTAPDIKKGLAGVYADYTAISKVNPETNSLLYRGYPVQELAENCTFEEVAHLLWRNELPSAAQLKAFQEQYRAERGLNEETIAVIEAMPKECHPMDVLRTAISFLGTFDKEHFTTSADDIREVGRALLAKIPTIIALDIRRRRGEGYVKPDPEKGFSENFLWMVFGDGPDSPLNKPGDVECFEKSMILYAEHSFNASTFTARLITSTRSDTWSALAGAVGALKGPLHGGANEAVMHNMLEIDDPAKAEQWCKDKLASKEVVMGFGHRVYKKGDSRVPTMEAAFKKLASEHEGGEKWVEMYDVMEKAMYENTSINIRPNLDFPAGPAYYLMGFDIPFFTPLFVMARITGWSAHIIEQYENNSLIRPLAAYNGHDERHVS; encoded by the coding sequence ATGACTGCACCAGATATCAAGAAGGGGCTCGCCGGCGTTTATGCCGACTACACCGCGATTTCCAAGGTCAATCCCGAGACTAATTCGCTTCTCTACCGCGGCTACCCGGTCCAGGAATTGGCAGAGAACTGCACCTTCGAAGAAGTGGCTCATCTCTTGTGGCGTAACGAGTTGCCCAGCGCGGCGCAGCTAAAGGCGTTCCAGGAGCAGTACCGCGCGGAGCGAGGCCTGAATGAAGAAACTATCGCGGTCATTGAGGCAATGCCCAAAGAATGCCATCCGATGGATGTCCTGCGTACCGCGATTTCCTTCCTCGGCACGTTTGATAAGGAACATTTCACTACAAGCGCGGATGACATTCGGGAGGTGGGCCGTGCGTTGCTAGCAAAGATCCCGACGATCATCGCGCTGGATATTCGCCGTCGCCGCGGTGAAGGTTATGTCAAGCCCGACCCTGAGAAGGGATTTTCGGAGAATTTCCTTTGGATGGTGTTCGGCGATGGCCCAGATTCGCCTTTGAACAAGCCGGGAGACGTGGAGTGCTTTGAAAAATCCATGATTCTCTACGCAGAACACTCGTTCAACGCCTCGACATTCACCGCTCGTTTGATCACGTCGACTCGCTCGGACACGTGGTCTGCACTTGCAGGAGCTGTTGGGGCTTTGAAGGGGCCGCTCCACGGTGGTGCCAACGAAGCTGTCATGCACAACATGCTCGAAATCGACGATCCGGCGAAGGCTGAACAGTGGTGCAAGGACAAGCTTGCAAGCAAGGAAGTCGTCATGGGGTTCGGTCACCGTGTGTACAAAAAGGGCGACTCTCGCGTGCCGACGATGGAAGCGGCGTTTAAGAAGCTTGCATCGGAACATGAAGGTGGCGAGAAGTGGGTCGAGATGTACGATGTCATGGAAAAGGCAATGTATGAAAACACATCGATCAACATTCGCCCGAACCTGGACTTTCCGGCCGGCCCGGCGTACTACCTGATGGGCTTCGACATCCCGTTTTTCACTCCGCTGTTTGTCATGGCACGAATCACCGGTTGGAGTGCCCACATCATTGAGCAGTATGAAAACAACTCGCTCATCCGCCCACTCGCGGCCTACAACGGACACGACGAGCGTCACGTCAGCTAG